A portion of the Lolium rigidum isolate FL_2022 chromosome 1, APGP_CSIRO_Lrig_0.1, whole genome shotgun sequence genome contains these proteins:
- the LOC124666778 gene encoding probable sulfate transporter 3.4: MVVNNKVDTLTYDVEAGQPRVSGASAAAPPPPPLPHQRSTFVVEQHKVSAPERRSTARALGQRLAEIFFPDDPLHQFKNQSFARKLVLALQYFFPIFDWGSHYSLKLLRSDAIAGLTIASLAIPQGISYAKLANLPPIIGLYSSFVPPLIYALLGSSRDLAVGPVSIASLVMGSMLREAVAPEQQPILYLQLAFSATFFAGLFQASLGFLRLGFIVDFLSKATLTGFMGGAAIIVSLQQLKGLLGIVHFTTHMGFVDVMASVVRRHREWEWQTIVMGLAFLAILLGTRQISARNPRLFWVSAAAPLTCVIASTVISYFCRGNAISIIGDLPRGVNPPSMNMLHFSGSYVALSIKTGIMTGILSLTEGIAVGRTFASINNYQVDGNKEMMAIGVMNMAGSCASCYVTTGSFSRSAVNYSAGCRTAVSNIIMATAVLITLLFLMPLFHYTPNVILSAIIITAVAGLIDFRGAAKLWKVDKLDFMACLAAFLGVLLVSVQVGLAVAVGISLFKILLQVTRPNTVVKGVVPGTQSYRSIAQYREAVRVPPFLVIGVESAIYFANSMYLVERIMRYLREEEERAAKANICSVRCVVLDMSAVSAIDTSGLDALAELKRVLDKRNIELVLANPVGSVTERMYNSVVGEMFGSDRLFFSVAEAIAAAPYKAVQP, encoded by the exons ATGGTTGTCAACAACAAGGTGGACACCCTGACGTACGACGTGGAGGCGGGGCAGCCCCGGGTCTCCGGCGCGTCggccgcggcgccgccgccaccaccgctaccGCATCAGCGGAGCACGTTCGTGGTGGAGCAGCACAAGGTCTCGGCGCCGGAGCGTCGGTCCACGGCGCGGGCTCTGGGGCAGAGGCTGGCGGAGATCTTCTTCCCCGACGACCCCCTGCACCAGTTCAAGAACCAGTCTTTCGCCCGGAAGCTCGTGCTCGCCCTGCAGTACTTCTTCCCCATCTTCGACTGGGGCTCCCACTACAGCCTGAAACTGCTCCGCTCCGACGCCATCGCCGGCCTCACCATTGCCAGCCTCGCCATCCCACAG GGAATCAGCTACGCCAAGCTCGCCAACCTGCCTCCAATCATCGGCCTAT ATTCGAGCTTCGTGCCGCCGCTGATCTACGCGCTTCTGGGGAGCTCGCGGGACCTGGCGGTGGGCCCGGTGTCCATCGCGTCGCTGGTGATGGGCTCCATGCTCCGGGAGGCGGTGGCGCCGGAGCAGCAGCCCATCCTctacttgcagctcgccttcagcGCCACCTTCTTCGCGGGGCTCTTCCAGGCGTCGCTGGGCTTCCTCCGCCTCGGCTTCATCGTCGACTTCCTCTCCAAGGCCACGCTCACGGGGTTCATGGGCGGCGCCGCCATCATTGTCTCCCTGCAGCAGCTCAAGGGCCTCCTCGGCATCGTCCACTTCACGACGCACATGGGCTTCGTCGACGTCATGGCCTCCGTCGTCCGGCGGCACAGGGAGTGGGAGTGGCAGACCATCGTCATGGGCCTCGCCTTCCTCGCAATCCTCCTCGGCACGCGGCAGATC AGCGCTCGGAACCCGAGGCTTTTCTGGGTATCGGCAGCTGCTCCCCTGACCTGCGTGATCGCCTCCACCGTCATCTCTTACTTCTGCAGGGGCAACGCTATCAGCATC ATCGGCGACCTTCCAAGAGGAGTGAACCCTCCATCCATGAACATGCTCCACTTCAGCGGCTCCTACGTCGCCCTTTCGATCAAGACCGGGATCATGACCGGCATCCTGTCCCTCACC GAGGGGATCGCGGTGGGCCGGACGTTCGCGTCGATCAACAACTACCAGGTGGACGGGAACAAGGAGATGATGGCGATCGGGGTGATGAACATGGCGGGCTCCTGCGCCTCCTGCTACGTCACCACGGGCTCCTTCTCCCGCTCCGCCGTCAACTACAGCGCCGGCTGCCGCACCGCGGTGTCCAACATCATCATGGCGACGGCAGTGCTGATCACGCTCCTCTTCCTCATGCCGCTCTTCCACTACACCCCCAACGTGATCCTctccgccatcatcatcaccgccgtggcGGGGCTCATCGACTTCCGCGGCGCCGCCAAGCTGTGGAAGGTGGACAAGCTGGACTTCATGGCGtgcctcgccgccttcctcggcGTCCTACTCGTGTCCGTCCAGGTCGGGCTCGCTGTCGCCGTCGGGATCTCGCTCTTCAAGATCCTGCTGCAGGTGACACGGCCCAACACCGTGGTGAAGGGGGTCGTGCCTGGCACGCAGAGCTACCGGAGCATTGCGCAGTACCGGGAGGCAGTGCGCGTGCCGCCGTTCCTCGTCATCGGCGTAGAGTCGGCGATCTACTTCGCCAACTCGATGTACCTGGTGGAGAGGATCATGAGATATctcagggaggaggaggagcgcgccgcCAAGGCCAACATCTGCTCCGTGCGCTGCGTCGTCCTCGACATGAGCG CTGTATCTGCGATCGACACGAGCGGGCTGGACGCGCTGGCGGAGCTGAAGAGGGTGCTGGACAAGAGGAACATCGAGCTGGTGCTGGCGAACCCGGTCGGATCAGTGACGGAGAGGATGTACAACTCGGTGGTCGGGGAGATGTTCGGTTCGGATCGCCTCTTCTTCAGCGTCGCCGAGGCCATCGCGGCGGCGCCGTACAAGGCGGTGCAGCCATGA